The Solanum pennellii chromosome 4, SPENNV200 genomic interval ATCTCTAAGGTATAAAATATGGTTGAAAACAATTCTTgagctgttttttttttttcaaaaaataaaattttaaaacaataaatttacAGCTAAGATCAAACACTGCAATTTAGCAAGAAGTCATAATGATCCATTTATTGCTTATTTCACTAGTTGACTTGCatcaatttaaacaaataaaatttgaagctaCGCCATGAGGACTACTactaacataaattttaaacacATGTTGAGTTGGCTAAATATTATTCACTCGACCACGAACACATGTAGGCCAAGTGAAGTGGACACAAGCCTTACCCCCAACTTAGAGGTAGAATAACTATTTTGGTACACCCTCAATTCAAGACAAATAATCCAAATCAATCCAAAAGTAGAGAAGCAATAGATAGTAAGATAATAGTACTACAACAAAACAATACGATTGTAGAAGTACAAGAAACAATAGATAGTAATAGAAATCGAGGAACAATATGTTTCCCATATTTTGAGTCTGAACCACTCACCTACTTGTCCATACAATAAGAATGAGAGCTACAATTATCCAAGGTTCCTCCACCATCTATTCTTGATGGGCGTAACAACATTGTCTAAGAGAAAATAGTAAGAGCTGAGCATCAAAACCTCAACAAGCCTAAACCATGTTGTTCTCCAATAAGGATTGATTCCGAGTACTGCAGTTATTCCTAGTAAGATTGCTCCATAAGACGCAACAAAGCTGATGTAAAAACTGTCTGTATCCATAAATCCTGCAGATTCCTCATTTCCATTGTTTGAGGTGTTTGATGATTTAGTACCGTTACACTCGTTGTCTAATGGATAACCACATAGCAAAGGATTCCCCTGATAGCTGCTTTTGTCGAAAGTTGAGAATTGAGCTTTAAATGGTGGTACTGCACCAGATAAGTTATTGTATGCTACGCTGAATATTGCCAAAAAGTGTAGCTCAAGTAGGTCAACAGGAATTGTCCCATTCAAGCTGTTGTGGGATAGGTCCAGACTCTCGATTTCATGTAAATATGAGAAGGTATATGGGATTCTTCCAAAGATATGGTTGTGCGATAGATTAAATGCATGTATTTTGCCCAGGTTCCCTAGCTCAACAGGAATTTCACCCGTTAATCTGTTACTTGAGAGATCAATACCCGACATATATTTTAGAATGCTTCCCTTGTAAGTGTACGAGTTTCTTTTTGTTGAAAACTGGACTCGGGTTTCCACATCCATCAAATCGAAGTCACTTAGAAATCCATATGAAATGTGGTAGTGCCTTGTTGAACTTATCCAATTCTTGAAATCTAACCAAGCTAACCTGGAAGATGCTTGATAATATACACTTCTTGTTTCTGCGTCATTTTCTGCTTGCATGAAGTTACCCAAACAAGGAAGGAGTGGACCATAAAGCTTGTTAAAAGACAAATCCATGATGGATAACTTGTTTAACAGACAAATCTGAATTGGAATTTCTCCATCCAATTGGTTATTATTGAGGAGAAGGAAGTTGAGGCTTGAAAGTGAAGCTATGGTGTGTGGGATGTTTCCTGTAAAATTGTTGTATCCAAGATCCAATGTTATCAGAGACGATATGTTGAAAAGCGAATCTTCAAGTTCACCGCCCAACTGATTTTTGTCTAGATGGATGTGTTCAAGGGCTAAACCACTCACACAAGAAGGAACAGGTCCTGAGAGTCTGTTTTCGGACAAAGCTAAGACTTGAATGAGCTTTAAATTGCAAATCTCAACTGGAATCGAGCCTTCAAGATGATTTTTGGCTAAATCGAGCTGTAACAGTCTTGTGTTATCTCTAATCCATTTTGGAATCTTCCCAGAGAAGTTATTACTGCTAGCATCCAGTGCAATAAGGGGTTTGAGAAAAATGTTACTAGGTAACGGTCCCTCAAACCTATTTCCATTTAAGTACAAATAATATAGTATACTTGGCCTGATATCCTTCGAAAATATTGTCCCTGACAACCTATTGTTTGAGAGCCGGAGGTAATTCAGCACGGGAGAACTAACTGCCAGATCGCTAGGAACACCTCCAGACAAGAGGTTGTGAGATATATCCAGCATGACTAAATGAAACCCGCCAATATCAGAAGGTATAGGACCTTCAAGCAAATTTTGTGACATGTTCAGAAAATTTAGCTTTGGGAAAGCTGAACTTATGTTTGCTGGAACATGTCCGCTTAGTTTGTTATTAGAGACATCAAGTTGCTCTAAACAGAGATGACTAGTGGATGGCAATTTCCACGGTCCGATGAAAGCATTATCTCTAGCATAAAGGCCTGCAAGTCTGGTGTTATTCTCTAACAACCAAGTTGGAAACTTTCCTGGCAATTGATTTTTGTCTATAGAGATGACTCTCAAGTCGTGCTGGTAATGAAGGAAAGAAGGCAATTTTTGAAGGTTTATGCATCCCTCAACAGCAAAAAGCTGCAACTGGAAATTTGGGATCCAATTCTTGAATTCGACATCTCTAGTTATAGTATTATAGCCAACATGCAAATAGGTAAGTTTTGAATTGTTGTCGAATTGATTGAACGATAGTGGAATTTCAAATTGGTTAAATGAAATATCCAAGTACTCAAGTGATGTGAGTGTTCTCCAAAGAGGATATGAGGCTATATTTCCAGTGAAGCGATTCCCATCAAGGCTAAGCCATCGAAGTGATGTCAAGTTCCCAAGACATGAAGGAATTGTTCCCTCAAAATTGTTGTTAGTGAGTGCCACCTCTTGAATGTTTTTGAGCTCACACCAAcctatattttttgaaaaaagaagatTCAGATGACATTTAGCTAACATAAATGTGTACAATAAGTTATTTCTAAACTATGTTGTTTTTTCTAAAATCGTGTGAATCTGCACCAAAGAgtgtggcctagtggtcaatgCGGTGGGTTGTGAACCAGGTCTCTGATTCATATCCCACCGAAGATGGAAAACACTAAGTGATTTCTTTTCATCTGTTCTAGTCTTCGTGGATAGGGTTATCTGGAACTTGTTGCTGGTATGAGGTGTCAGGTATTTTGTGAAATTAGTCGAGATGCGTGCAAACTGCGCGGACACCGCGGTTATAAAAAGGAATCctatgaattttaattatgtCAGATTTACTGGTAGGTTTGAGAAACCTATTATCATTGCAGGCTGGAAAACTCATGTCCTTGTAGGTTTAGGAATAGTCGTGGTCTATAACAAAGGAGTTGTTAAATCTCGTTAAATCCCAgtgttattctttttttctatttgcgTTGGTGTGGTTGTTTGTGTGTTAATTCATGATTACATTCatggtttaaaaaaaaaattgaaaaaagagagaaaataacACTACCTTGATTAGGGAGGGTGCCATAGTTGCCACCAAAAGCCATAGTCAGCACTTTAAGAGAATCTATTTGTCCAATGCTTGAGAGAAAATTCTCATTTAAATAAGATCCCTCCAAATTCAAGTACTCCAATTTGCTCAGATTTCTTATTGCTTATATCAGAGAGTCAGAGGAAAAAAACACAACATCAGCATAAAAGGAAGTGGTGATAGAATTAGTGTTGATATAGACTTTGTTGTTGACAAGGGAACTCGTAGCTGCTACCCTACCGTACAGGTGCACGTGTGCATAAGGTAAACTCCTCTCCTATGTAATAGAGGTATATTGCACTAGGCAAGCTCTGTATGCGAGCTCAACCAAGAAAGCATATAGGGAATTTGAACCTGAGACCTCTCATTTGGGAGATCACCTACTCAACCGACTCATTTGCCCTTGCGGGAAAATGTAGAGAGTTTGAGCTAGAGCTTACCATAAGTTACGGAAGAAGCACTGAGATCACCATTTTCATAAGAAAGTCTCTTGAGAGATGAGAACGATTTTAAAGGATTGTATGATGTTGGTCGAGTTGGAATTAGATCTTCCAAGTCGTATATTCCTCAATGAACTCATTCTTCTACTACCTGTTTATTGGTGTACATAAATGAGGGTATAATagccaaaaaaaatatactctaGTTAATGTTTAGTTAAGAGGCGcgtaaaagaaaaacacaataaaaattGCTTTAAGGGACCAAGTTCCTAAGAAGTTAGTAATCCTTGTACCTTTGGTAGTCACAAAGCCCTCAAAATTGTTCATCCGGAGATCTAGAAATTCCAAATTGCTCAAGGCTATTATATCTACACAAgtcaatcaaaataaataataagcacaaaaaaaaagaagaataaattcATTGACAAGTCTCAAACTCGAGACATGTCATTAAGGGTGATGGGATCCTATTCATTCTACTACAATTGTCATACGACATTGAAGCAAGATACATGTGATAGTAAGAAGTTTAACAAACCACTCGTTTCAATTTTTCCACCAATGTCATTGTTTGTGAGATCTAGATGCTTGAGAGATGGAAGATGTTTAAGAGATGAAAAGATGGTGGAGTTGAAGTCATTGCTAGACAAATAGAGTCTCTCTAAATTCCTCAGTCCAGTAAGTGTACCAAGACCTGCATTGATTTGTGAAATTTGTTATACATAAtctaggaaaataaaaaaaaatgtaaagtcAATGAGAGTGGGGATCCGCTCCTCTTCGGAGTGGCGTGGGGGAGGAGACAATTAGCACGGTGCACATATGGAATTTATATTGTCTTACTCCGCCCACACACTTTTTCCATTACAATCTGTTTGTTTGGTTTTGACTTGATACAGAGTTTAAGAAAgcaaagaagacttttgaatctttcAGTATCATAATATCCTTTAATCTTATGTTACTAGACATGTCATGTGAAAAGTTGGAAGTAAAAAGTTGCTAAAAAGGCGAAACAGACATtactttttgaaacaaactaaaaaggaaaatagaacaaacaaattgaaacagaggGGAGTAAGTTATTTTCTCGACTTCTAAGCAacttcttttttagtttttcacTTGATGTTCAATACTTGTTTCAGGGCTCTGTCTAATATAGATTCGCACAAAGTAAGGCCCGTTGAGGAATGAAACACTCACtactagatttttttttcatctttagaGCTCGAACTCGAGATTTCTGGTTAATATGTATAGATATATGTATGGAAAAGGAGCTTACCCAGTGTAGAAAGAAAACTGGTGTCATTGATTCCATATCCTGCCACCATGAGTACGGCTAAATTGCTCATCCCTGGACATTTCTTAGTTATGCCTTCATCTAATAAAAATAGAACAATATCAAATGAGTTTGCATAAAATTAGTCGAGGTGCTTGTTAGTTGGTCTGAATACCATAacttaaagaagaaaaaaagaggtgATATACATTGACGGAACCAAAATTGCTACCTTTTATCATTactattggaaaaaaaaaagagagtagtTGAGGAGGAGTAGTATTATGTACCTATAGGTGCAGAGCGATTTTTCAAAGAAGGGAATTCAATTGTACCCATTTGTGAGCCAAGGACACGATTAAGTCTTAGAACCTCAAGAGATGAAATCCAACAGAAAGATGATAAAACATTTGGAAATAGGAGATAATTGTACTGCAAATCAAGTACTTTCAAGTTGGTCAACTGTGACAGTTTGTTGAACCCTAGATAACAAAATCACAGGTGAAAAAAATATCTGaaaaaatcatgtatataaGATCCTTAACATACATATTTTTGCTTGTGATAAAGAGAGAGTAACCTTCATTTTTGTTCCACCCTGTAATATAATTCTCAGACAATATAAGAACTTGTAGTGATTTGaatggaagaaagagagagGCATTAAAACTCCAACCATCCTCTGATCCTTGCCTTGCTGCTCTGAGATTAAGTTTTATCACTCGACCTGTTGTTAAGTTGCATTTTACCCAACGCCATGAACAACAATCCAAATAACCACTCTTATTATAGGCTTCCCAAAGGGTCAAGTGTCCCCCATTTGAACTCATCATGTCTTCTTCTAGTTTCAGTAGACCACTCCTCTCTTCCTCCCAACACCTCTTGGGTGCAGCAGCGGAACCAGTAATCCTAACAATAAGGTTTCAACAAGATGTGTAACTTAAAGCCAAATTATaatacggaaaagggcctaaaataccctcgaagtattgaaaatggtacaaaattacccttcatccacctattggctctaaaatacccttcccactcACCTATTTGGGTCGAAAATACACTCACATCACCtttggtattttggagccaataggttgatgagaagggcattttggagccaataggtggatggagggtagttttgtaccattttcaatactttgagggtattttaggcccttttccgattATAATAAAAGGccatataaaatacatatagaATAGAAATGAAATAGTTCAAACTTCATGTGTGTGTAGCGAAGGCCTATGTGATAAAAGGATAAGAATATAGAGTTCTAGTTTGCCTTTCGGGGAAGAAATTTGATTTTCCATCTTGAAGGTTTGCCATGAAATAGTCATTCTTGTCTTGAATGTTTGACTGACCTCTGCTTATTTCATGGGCAAACTTTCAAGACGGAAAATCAAGTTTCTTTTCGAGGAGACAAACGAGGTCAAAAGTTCAAGATCAACCACCTCTAAAGTCGTTAAAACTTGGAGCCTTAAACCTTGGAGGTTTAAAGCTAAGCAAATGTCGATAaaggaaatttaaaattttttatatagacaaaaaagATTATTTCATCCTATTTGTACTGTCTAATATTTGAACGAAGGAGATTCGATTGAACCCCTTTAAACACACTTACCTCTGCCACTGATTGGCCACCAACGTCAGATAAAGCACCAACaagcaaaatttaatattccTCCTATCCTTCATCCTTAATAAAGTAgtgcacttttttttttctgattatatataatttgttttttcttttctataaatattgttttgttgatgttcaaACCTAGCTAGTTAAAGGGTTTATATAGGCCCCCACTCCcacctccaaaaaaaaaatcattattttccatggtgtaagaaaaaaattaggaagTTTTTTCGTATTTCGTATGTTTTTCTACTGAATTGATTcgatagaaaaaaaaatcatatttcgtaacaaattttttttattaatttgcgATAGAAAAAAATCTCTGTTTCTAGTTCTTCTAGATGGCTCGGTTGGTTTCTGGGATCGATTTCCCCTCAATGACCTTCTGTGTCGAGCTTGTCGCATGGGTTTTCTTAGTGTGATTTacattttctatataatttGTAAATAAAGTTTACCCGAAAAGACAGAAATTGTAGCAACCGCAAATTATTCCGAAGTTTTAAAAAAAGCTTTGTTTTTGATAATACCTACGCCACTCTCAAACAAAAAAACTAAGTCATTATTTTCAAGAATGCATGCAGTGACAAATGGGGcaaaattttgtttgttttagatGACTTGACTTGGAAAAGCAGGTATAGAGATGAGCAAGTTGATTGGAATATCAAATTATCAATcattaaataaagaaattttacaCTATTACAtcataattatttattgttataaatataatataactcactgatgaaatatattttatttttaatattgtaaatatattttgaaaagcatctataaaaacattttttgaatgatatgatgatgaatgtatttttatattaaacgATGTATATAACGtgaatataaatgaaaaaaagggAAGATATTTAAACCTCTGCTATGCAGCATTTCCTTTTTCgacaaatattttgttttgatcctttaaaataaatgaaagccttgttttgaatttcttaacagctttttgattaaattatgtaattgtaatatttattttaaaatttatatttatgattaaaagAAGTATAGgatcttattaataaaaaagaaaaaaaaatattatttagtcaatgtaacttatgaataaatttatattcGAATAttaatattcttcttcttttttttcttttcatgaaaaaaaatttccaagtATGATCTTTTAACGTTAGTTTTTTTCGTCCATTCTcttattttaatcaaataatcttataagaaattaatattaatttaaaaaattatcataaagtcaatattttaattttttttttttttgggtaaactTGCTTCAATTATCTACTGTGGTTGCCCTAAGTCCACGGCAAATTAATGTTGTCAGCCATGCATTTAACTTActgaatttcaaaaatatattccCTCTATCTGAGTCATGTGTTActtttttaaatctattttaatatgaatattaatttttataatttaaaaataatttttagtgaaaTGATTTATAGCTACATAAATAATATACGTGAAATTAGATGTTATTCACCTTtgattatcaaataaaatgtgaataactcttctttttctctttgaatAAAAGGGTACGTGCTTCTGATTCtgttaatatttaaaagaatgatattttCTTCTCCATATTATTATACATCGTCAGTTAATAAATTTTCACTTACATAGGAGGCATTTTGAGAATTTTAgtaacatattaaaaaattcacaaaGAATGTTTGAAATATTCATGATTCGAAACAATAAGAATTCAACTCAAGGACCGGTGAGAGAGATATGTAATTATCCTTTAAATAACCTgattagataaatatttttatactttaataacataaaactaaaactcaaatttataatttaacaatacaaGGAATTCATGccaaactaataaatatatataacatttgtTTGCACATACATTTCTTtcactttaattaaaaaatgtttttaagtaAATTAGTCTCAATATAGAAACTAAACTATTTCATTAAATCATATAGAATATTCACACCTACAAATAgggaaaaaaaagggaagattttacaaaaagaacaaaaaaaaaattacaagtaaTGGAAAGGCCGATTaacacattaattaattaataatttaatttctttgctTAGGAATGATTGGGGGTGTAGCTCATATGGTAGAGCGCTCGCTTCGCATGCGAGAGGCACGGGGTTCGATTCCCCGCACCTCCAATTCAACTATTTGTTTTGCTCTTTTAACATATTTTGTCTTTCAACGAAGTTAGGACGGATTCATCAtcttacttaaaaaaaaaaggataaatgtCGAAAAAACATCTAAACTATTcactttttttgagtttcatacctaaactattgaaagtgtgagtttcatacctaaactatcactttttagtttgagaaacacacctcaGTGGTGTGTGTAGTGCACActctcttttatatgaaaaaaactTTGACACATGACATTccacatagataaaatattttatctaaataataattaaataataaaaaattaatattaattaaaaattaaagattactatctatataaaaaattaagttatttttcttatctcactTCACCACCTCCTCCATGTACCCTCCCTCCCCCGCGACAACCCcatccttttaaaaaaaaaatcatttaaaaatatttttaaaaatttcatatttcatcctCCCCCCCCNCCCCCCCACCCCGatagaaattaatattattttatttaaaaaaatctaccccatcctatttaatttttcgctcctaatttttgttttttcaagtttttcttattttgtgtcAGATATGcacgtacatatatttttagaaaaaaattctactagtgtgctgaatataacataaacaactaaaaaatataaaaagtctcGTGGCgacatgtcacgacccaaaacgagtcgtgagtggcacccacacttatcctactaggtgagcgaaccaacaattctaagccccaacatttaccaatagttcaactataattaacaaaaaaataatgcggaagatccaaaacttattaatgtaaccaagtaaataagcttctaaagtttaacacttatNNNNNNNNNNNNNNNNNNNNNNNNNNNNNNNNNNNNNNNNNNNNNNNNNNNNNNNNNNNNNNNNNNNNNNNNNNNNNNNNNNNNNNNNNNNNNNNNNNNNNNNNNNNNNNNNNNNNNNNNNNNNNNNNNNNNNNNNNNNNNNNNNNNNNNNNNNNNNNNNNNNNNNNNNNNNNNNNNNNNNNNNNNNNNNNNNNNNNNNNNNNNNNNNNNNNNNNNNNNNNNNNNNNNNNNNNNNNNNNNNNNNNNNNNNNNNNNNNNNNNNNNNNNNNNNNNNNNNNNNNNNNNNNNNNNNNNNNNNNNNNNNNNNNNNNNNNNNNNNNNNNNNNNNNNNNNNNNNNNNNNNNNNNNNNNNNNNNNNNNNNNNNNNNNNNNNNNNNNNNNNNNNNNNNNNNNNNNNNNNNNNNNNNNNNNNNNNNNNNNNNNNNNNNNNNNNNNNNNNNNNNNNNNNNNNNNNNNNNNNNNNNNNNNNNNNNNNNNNNNNNNNNNNNNNNNNNNNNNNNNNNNNNNNNNNNNNNNNNNNNNNNNNNNNNNNNNNNNNNNNNNNNNNNNNNNNNNNNNNNNNNNNNNNNNNNNNNNNNNNNNNNNNNNNNNNNNNNNNNNNNNNNNNNNNNNNNNNNNNNNNNNNNNNNNNNNNNNNNNNNNNNNNNNNNNNNNNNNNNNNNNNNNNNNNNNNNNNNNNNNNNNNNNNNNNNNNNNNNNNNNNNNNNNNNNNNNNNNNNNNNNNNNNNNNNNNNNNNNNNNNNNNNNNNNNNNNNNNNNNNNNNNNNNNNNNNNNNNNNNNNNNNNNNNNNNNNNNNNNNNNNNNNNNNNNNNNNNNNNNNNNNNNNNNNNNNNNNNNNNNNNNNNNNNNNNNNNNNNNNNNNNNNNNNNNNNNNNNNNNNNNNNNNNNNNNNNNNNNNNNNNNNNNNNNNNNNNNNttttaattttccttcttttctacaATTTAGTTATCACCCTAATTGtatactttaaagttataaaagtgacccactattaattttaaagttatctcctttaacccccaactaagtaaattattaaaattaccccactaatttcataattataattatgaatagttcaaaacacccatttaaaattttagcggaagtctgacaagtcggggttacgcagcttgtgacggtccgtcgtatctacgacggtccgtgctgcaggtccgtcgtgaagttcagagagtcaatccagtacccagattccaagagttgaaatattttggaacgaagaccctcgacggaccatcgtgcctatgacggttcgtcatacttgccgtcgagggtaatgaagagagcagcagaaaaaaattgcacaagtatgggacgacggagtccatcacggtccgtcgtgaccatgacgatccgtcgtggccatgacggagtccatcacgggccgtcgtgaccatgacggtccgtcgcgtggtccgtcgacccagtaagtatttatcacaaataattctactgctcaaaccgactaaacaggttgttacacgACAAGTAAAAAATACTTTCGATATGTATATCTAAACACTGGGAAAAAATTGAAAGCGGAGGGTTTAAGTGGGATGggtagaattatatttttaagaaaataaaataatatctaaattagtaTTTGATGAGGGGGAGGAAATgaagttaaaaatgaaatacttttataaaagaaatttaaacaaaataaaaaactttaaaatatgttgtgtggtaagaaaaatattttacattttattttataaagaaaatattgtttttttataatagttttttaatttttaattttaactaatactaataatttatttatttattgtcaaGGTTGAATATTTTGTCCATGTGGAGTATGATGtggaaattctttaaaataaaagagagagtgtGTATTATACATACCATGATGAGAGTGGTATAAAAGagaggtgtgtttctcaaactaaaaagtaatagtttaggtatgaaactcaaactttcaatagtttaggtatgaaactaaaaaaaaaaggtatactTTACGTGTGTTTTTTGACACTTATCtctaaaaaaaaggaaaagggcctaaaatacccttgaagtattgaaaatggtacaaaattacccttcatccacctattggctccaaaatgcccttttcatccacctttaggttcaaaattgaccacttctttaactgttttaaaattaaaatatttaaatattttttaaaatacttggcgttcaactattggttataatttagtttattaatataatttataaaccaacccactgcccactcattactaactaaatccCACtgattaataatccaattataatatcaaaatcgtcataaacactactaaaatacgatgaaattatagaatcctgaaaatgacatccaaaattattcaagtccaaatcgaagccccaattaaatttaggttgagccgcttatttaggaagacactttcaataggattctctttcaagattgaattagaaattatGATTAAACGTAAAgcagtaatacatcccgaat includes:
- the LOC107015745 gene encoding LOW QUALITY PROTEIN: receptor-like protein 13 (The sequence of the model RefSeq protein was modified relative to this genomic sequence to represent the inferred CDS: deleted 1 base in 1 codon) is translated as MKDRRNIKFCLLVLYLTLVANQWQRITGSAAAPKRCWEEERSGLLKLEEDMMSSNGGHLTLWEAYNKSGYLDCCSWRWVKCNLTTGRVIKLNLRAARQGSEDGWSFNASLFLPFKSLQVLILSENYITGWNKNEGFNKLSQLTNLKVLDLQYNYLLFPNVLSSFCWISSLEVLRLNRVLGSQMGTIEFPSLKNRSAPIDEGITKKCPGMSNLAVLMVAGYGINDTSFLSTLGLGTLTGLRNLERLYLSSNDFNSTIFSSLKHLPSLKHLDLTNNDIGGKIETSDIIALSNLEFLDLRMNNFEGFVTTKGSRRMSSLRNIRLGRSNSNSTNIIQSLKSFSSLKRLSYENGDLSASSVTYAIRNLSKLEYLNLEGSYLNENFLSSIGQIDSLKVLTMAFGGNYGTLPNQGWCELKNIQEVALTNNNFEGTIPSCLGNLTSLRWLSLDGNRFTGNIASYPLWRTLTSLEYLDISFNQFEIPLSFNQFDNNSKLTYLHVGYNTITRDVEFKNWIPNFQLQLFAVEGCINLQKLPSFLHYQHDLRVISIDKNQLPGKFPTWLLENNTRLAGLYARDNAFIGPWKLPSTSHLCLEQLDVSNNKLSGHVPANISSAFPKLNFLNMSQNLLEGPIPSDIGGFHLVMLDISHNLLSGGVPSDLAVSSPVLNYLRLSNNRLSGTIFSKDIRPSILYYLYLNGNRFEGPLPSNIFLKPLIALDASSNNFSGKIPKWIRDNTRLLQLDLAKNHLEGSIPVEICNLKLIQVLALSENRLSGPVPSCVSGLALEHIHLDKNQLGGELEDSLFNISSLITLDLGYNNFTGNIPHTIASLSSLNFLLLNNNQLDGEIPIQICLLNKLSIMDLSFNKLYGPLLPCLGNFMQAENDAETRSVYYQASSRLAWLDFKNWISSTRHYHISYGFLSDFDLMDVETRVQFSTKRNSYTYKGSILKYMSGIDLSSNRLTGEIPVELGNLGKIHAFNLSHNHIFGRIPYTFSYLHEIESLDLSHNSLNGTIPVDLLELHFLAIFSVAYNNLSGAVPPFKAQFSTFDKSSYQGNPLLCGYPLDNECNGTKSSNTSNNGNEESAGFMDTDSFYISFVASYGAILLGITAVLGINPYWRTTWFRLVEVLMLSSYYFLLDNVVTPIKNRWWRNLG